One region of Mangifera indica cultivar Alphonso chromosome 3, CATAS_Mindica_2.1, whole genome shotgun sequence genomic DNA includes:
- the LOC123211997 gene encoding YTH domain-containing protein 1 isoform X3, translating into MSSDTAKENASVVDSSLTEKPEIGNLDDLESSSYKANEDGYPSQAEDAEAGHSIGRLEKSTENKKGKLYDTRYFIIKSLNHHNIQLSIEKGIWATQVMNEPILEEAFHNSVKVILIFSVNMSGFFQGYAQMMSSVGWRRDSVWSRGSGKNNPWGHSFKVKWLQLNDLPFQKTLHLKNPLNDYKPVKISRDCQELPQDIGEALCDLIDEKGDLDGMLTRDDLPAKRPCAEPPCSFGDEVYHMPPLQMSLTRKPMPYPSFLYQHQAGSNKFHLDHRHAEDADNLPFHSPSTKFSRIKHPCLKGNLSSLQVDHDLSSRYDLWGLSAESPLASTLTEDDFLEMSYEEYLAVHSRSIKELCHPVSIFVGGPSWTVPELSNKKQDDDSNSSFVTDKPYSRKRTHHSLQK; encoded by the exons ATGTCTTCTGATACTGCTAAAGAAAATGCTTCTGTGGTTGATTCATCACTGACTGAAAAGCCTGAGATTGGGAATTTGGATGATCTAG AGAGCTCAAGCTACAAGGCTAACGAGGATGGCTATCCCTCTCAGGCAGAAGATGCAGAAGCTGGGCATTCTATTGGCCGGTTGGAAAAGTCAACTGAAAACAAAAAGGGTAAATTGTATGATACAAGGTATTTTATCATTAAGAGTTTGAATCATCATAATATCCAACTATCAATCGAGAAAGGGATATGGGCTACTCAGGTCATGAATGAACCAATATTGGAAGAAGCCTTTCAT AATTCTGTTAAAGTCATTCTAATATTTAGTGTCAACATGAGTGGTTTCTTCCAAGGGTATGCGCAAATGATGTCTTCAGTTGGGTGGAGGCGAGATAGTGTCTGGAGTCGAGGAAGTGGTAAAAATAATCCTTGGGGGCACAGTTTTAAGGTCAAGTGGCTGCAATTAAATGACTTGCCTTTCCAAAAGACTCTTCATCTCAAGAATCCATTGAATGATTACAAACCTGTAAAAATTAGCAGAGACTGCCAG GAGTTACCCCAAGATATTGGAGAAGCTCTTTGTGACCTTATTGATGAAAAGGGTGATCTGGATGGAATGCTGACAAG GGATGATCTTCCTGCTAAGAGGCCTTGTGCTGAGCCTCCATGTTCTTTTGGAGATGAAGTGTATCACATGCCACCACTGCAAATGTCATTGACCAGGAAACCAATGCCTTATCCATCCTTCCTCTACCAACATCAAGCTGGATCAAACAAATTTCATTTAGATCACAGACATGCTGAGGATGCTGATAATTTACCTTTCCATTCAccatcaacaaaattttcaagaataaaacATCCTTGCCTTAAGGGGAATCTTTCTAGTTTGCAAGTGGACCATGATTTGTCTTCTCGATATGATTTATGGGGTCTATCTGCAGAGAGCCCTCTTGCCAGTACCTTAACTGAGGATGATTTTCTTGAAATG TCATATGAGGAATACCTGGCAGTCCATAGCAGAAGCATCAAGGAGTTATGCCATCCTGTCAGTATATTT GTGGGTGGACCATCTTGGACAGTGCCGGAGTTGTCAAATAAAAAGCAAGATGATGATTC AAACTCAAGTTTCGTAACAGATAAGCCTTACTCGCGGAAGAGAACACATCATTCATTACAGAAATGA
- the LOC123211997 gene encoding YTH domain-containing protein 1 isoform X5 — MSSDTAKENASVVDSSLTEKPEIGNLDDLESSSYKANEDGYPSQAEDAEAGHSIGRLEKSTENKKGKLYDTRYFIIKSLNHHNIQLSIEKGIWATQVMNEPILEEAFHNSVKVILIFSVNMSGFFQGYAQMMSSVGWRRDSVWSRGSGKNNPWGHSFKVKWLQLNDLPFQKTLHLKNPLNDYKPVKISRDCQELPQDIGEALCDLIDEKGDLDGMLTSFPRDDLPAKRPCAEPPCSFGDEVYHMPPLQMSLTRKPMPYPSFLYQHQAGSNKFHLDHRHAEDADNLPFHSPSTKFSRIKHPCLKGNLSSLQVDHDLSSRYDLWGLSAESPLASTLTEDDFLEMSYEEYLAVHSRSIKELCHPVSIFVNTVQNLSCSTFLTGGWTILDSAGVVK, encoded by the exons ATGTCTTCTGATACTGCTAAAGAAAATGCTTCTGTGGTTGATTCATCACTGACTGAAAAGCCTGAGATTGGGAATTTGGATGATCTAG AGAGCTCAAGCTACAAGGCTAACGAGGATGGCTATCCCTCTCAGGCAGAAGATGCAGAAGCTGGGCATTCTATTGGCCGGTTGGAAAAGTCAACTGAAAACAAAAAGGGTAAATTGTATGATACAAGGTATTTTATCATTAAGAGTTTGAATCATCATAATATCCAACTATCAATCGAGAAAGGGATATGGGCTACTCAGGTCATGAATGAACCAATATTGGAAGAAGCCTTTCAT AATTCTGTTAAAGTCATTCTAATATTTAGTGTCAACATGAGTGGTTTCTTCCAAGGGTATGCGCAAATGATGTCTTCAGTTGGGTGGAGGCGAGATAGTGTCTGGAGTCGAGGAAGTGGTAAAAATAATCCTTGGGGGCACAGTTTTAAGGTCAAGTGGCTGCAATTAAATGACTTGCCTTTCCAAAAGACTCTTCATCTCAAGAATCCATTGAATGATTACAAACCTGTAAAAATTAGCAGAGACTGCCAG GAGTTACCCCAAGATATTGGAGAAGCTCTTTGTGACCTTATTGATGAAAAGGGTGATCTGGATGGAATGCTGACAAG TTTTCCAAGGGATGATCTTCCTGCTAAGAGGCCTTGTGCTGAGCCTCCATGTTCTTTTGGAGATGAAGTGTATCACATGCCACCACTGCAAATGTCATTGACCAGGAAACCAATGCCTTATCCATCCTTCCTCTACCAACATCAAGCTGGATCAAACAAATTTCATTTAGATCACAGACATGCTGAGGATGCTGATAATTTACCTTTCCATTCAccatcaacaaaattttcaagaataaaacATCCTTGCCTTAAGGGGAATCTTTCTAGTTTGCAAGTGGACCATGATTTGTCTTCTCGATATGATTTATGGGGTCTATCTGCAGAGAGCCCTCTTGCCAGTACCTTAACTGAGGATGATTTTCTTGAAATG TCATATGAGGAATACCTGGCAGTCCATAGCAGAAGCATCAAGGAGTTATGCCATCCTGTCAGTATATTT GTTAATACAGTTCAAAATCTGAGCTGCTCAACATTTTTGACAGGTGGGTGGACCATCTTGGACAGTGCCGGAGTTGTCAAATAA
- the LOC123211997 gene encoding YTH domain-containing protein 1 isoform X4, protein MSSDTAKENASVVDSSLTEKPEIGNLDDLESSSYKANEDGYPSQAEDAEAGHSIGRLEKSTENKKGKLYDTRYFIIKSLNHHNIQLSIEKGIWATQVMNEPILEEAFHNSVKVILIFSVNMSGFFQGYAQMMSSVGWRRDSVWSRGSGKNNPWGHSFKVKWLQLNDLPFQKTLHLKNPLNDYKPVKISRDCQELPQDIGEALCDLIDEKGDLDGMLTSFPRDDLPAKRPCAEPPCSFGDEVYHMPPLQMSLTRKPMPYPSFLYQHQAGSNKFHLDHRHAEDADNLPFHSPSTKFSRIKHPCLKGNLSSLQVDHDLSSRYDLWGLSAESPLASTLTEDDFLEMSYEEYLAVHSRSIKELCHPVGGPSWTVPELSNKKQDDDSNSSFVTDKPYSRKRTHHSLQK, encoded by the exons ATGTCTTCTGATACTGCTAAAGAAAATGCTTCTGTGGTTGATTCATCACTGACTGAAAAGCCTGAGATTGGGAATTTGGATGATCTAG AGAGCTCAAGCTACAAGGCTAACGAGGATGGCTATCCCTCTCAGGCAGAAGATGCAGAAGCTGGGCATTCTATTGGCCGGTTGGAAAAGTCAACTGAAAACAAAAAGGGTAAATTGTATGATACAAGGTATTTTATCATTAAGAGTTTGAATCATCATAATATCCAACTATCAATCGAGAAAGGGATATGGGCTACTCAGGTCATGAATGAACCAATATTGGAAGAAGCCTTTCAT AATTCTGTTAAAGTCATTCTAATATTTAGTGTCAACATGAGTGGTTTCTTCCAAGGGTATGCGCAAATGATGTCTTCAGTTGGGTGGAGGCGAGATAGTGTCTGGAGTCGAGGAAGTGGTAAAAATAATCCTTGGGGGCACAGTTTTAAGGTCAAGTGGCTGCAATTAAATGACTTGCCTTTCCAAAAGACTCTTCATCTCAAGAATCCATTGAATGATTACAAACCTGTAAAAATTAGCAGAGACTGCCAG GAGTTACCCCAAGATATTGGAGAAGCTCTTTGTGACCTTATTGATGAAAAGGGTGATCTGGATGGAATGCTGACAAG TTTTCCAAGGGATGATCTTCCTGCTAAGAGGCCTTGTGCTGAGCCTCCATGTTCTTTTGGAGATGAAGTGTATCACATGCCACCACTGCAAATGTCATTGACCAGGAAACCAATGCCTTATCCATCCTTCCTCTACCAACATCAAGCTGGATCAAACAAATTTCATTTAGATCACAGACATGCTGAGGATGCTGATAATTTACCTTTCCATTCAccatcaacaaaattttcaagaataaaacATCCTTGCCTTAAGGGGAATCTTTCTAGTTTGCAAGTGGACCATGATTTGTCTTCTCGATATGATTTATGGGGTCTATCTGCAGAGAGCCCTCTTGCCAGTACCTTAACTGAGGATGATTTTCTTGAAATG TCATATGAGGAATACCTGGCAGTCCATAGCAGAAGCATCAAGGAGTTATGCCATCCT GTGGGTGGACCATCTTGGACAGTGCCGGAGTTGTCAAATAAAAAGCAAGATGATGATTC AAACTCAAGTTTCGTAACAGATAAGCCTTACTCGCGGAAGAGAACACATCATTCATTACAGAAATGA
- the LOC123211997 gene encoding YTH domain-containing protein 1 isoform X2, protein MSSDTAKENASVVDSSLTEKPEIGNLDDLESSSYKANEDGYPSQAEDAEAGHSIGRLEKSTENKKGKLYDTRYFIIKSLNHHNIQLSIEKGIWATQVMNEPILEEAFHNSVKVILIFSVNMSGFFQGYAQMMSSVGWRRDSVWSRGSGKNNPWGHSFKVKWLQLNDLPFQKTLHLKNPLNDYKPVKISRDCQELPQDIGEALCDLIDEKGDLDGMLTSFPRDDLPAKRPCAEPPCSFGDEVYHMPPLQMSLTRKPMPYPSFLYQHQAGSNKFHLDHRHAEDADNLPFHSPSTKFSRIKHPCLKGNLSSLQVDHDLSSRYDLWGLSAESPLASTLTEDDFLEMSYEEYLAVHSRSIKELCHPVSVGGPSWTVPELSNKKQDDDSNSSFVTDKPYSRKRTHHSLQK, encoded by the exons ATGTCTTCTGATACTGCTAAAGAAAATGCTTCTGTGGTTGATTCATCACTGACTGAAAAGCCTGAGATTGGGAATTTGGATGATCTAG AGAGCTCAAGCTACAAGGCTAACGAGGATGGCTATCCCTCTCAGGCAGAAGATGCAGAAGCTGGGCATTCTATTGGCCGGTTGGAAAAGTCAACTGAAAACAAAAAGGGTAAATTGTATGATACAAGGTATTTTATCATTAAGAGTTTGAATCATCATAATATCCAACTATCAATCGAGAAAGGGATATGGGCTACTCAGGTCATGAATGAACCAATATTGGAAGAAGCCTTTCAT AATTCTGTTAAAGTCATTCTAATATTTAGTGTCAACATGAGTGGTTTCTTCCAAGGGTATGCGCAAATGATGTCTTCAGTTGGGTGGAGGCGAGATAGTGTCTGGAGTCGAGGAAGTGGTAAAAATAATCCTTGGGGGCACAGTTTTAAGGTCAAGTGGCTGCAATTAAATGACTTGCCTTTCCAAAAGACTCTTCATCTCAAGAATCCATTGAATGATTACAAACCTGTAAAAATTAGCAGAGACTGCCAG GAGTTACCCCAAGATATTGGAGAAGCTCTTTGTGACCTTATTGATGAAAAGGGTGATCTGGATGGAATGCTGACAAG TTTTCCAAGGGATGATCTTCCTGCTAAGAGGCCTTGTGCTGAGCCTCCATGTTCTTTTGGAGATGAAGTGTATCACATGCCACCACTGCAAATGTCATTGACCAGGAAACCAATGCCTTATCCATCCTTCCTCTACCAACATCAAGCTGGATCAAACAAATTTCATTTAGATCACAGACATGCTGAGGATGCTGATAATTTACCTTTCCATTCAccatcaacaaaattttcaagaataaaacATCCTTGCCTTAAGGGGAATCTTTCTAGTTTGCAAGTGGACCATGATTTGTCTTCTCGATATGATTTATGGGGTCTATCTGCAGAGAGCCCTCTTGCCAGTACCTTAACTGAGGATGATTTTCTTGAAATG TCATATGAGGAATACCTGGCAGTCCATAGCAGAAGCATCAAGGAGTTATGCCATCCTGTCAGT GTGGGTGGACCATCTTGGACAGTGCCGGAGTTGTCAAATAAAAAGCAAGATGATGATTC AAACTCAAGTTTCGTAACAGATAAGCCTTACTCGCGGAAGAGAACACATCATTCATTACAGAAATGA
- the LOC123211997 gene encoding YTH domain-containing protein 1 isoform X6, whose protein sequence is MSSDTAKENASVVDSSLTEKPEIGNLDDLESSSYKANEDGYPSQAEDAEAGHSIGRLEKSTENKKGKLYDTRYFIIKSLNHHNIQLSIEKGIWATQVMNEPILEEAFHNSVKVILIFSVNMSGFFQGYAQMMSSVGWRRDSVWSRGSGKNNPWGHSFKVKWLQLNDLPFQKTLHLKNPLNDYKPVKISRDCQELPQDIGEALCDLIDEKGDLDGMLTSFPRDDLPAKRPCAEPPCSFGDEVYHMPPLQMSLTRKPMPYPSFLYQHQAGSNKFHLDHRHAEDADNLPFHSPSTKFSRIKHPCLKGNLSSLQVDHDLSSRYDLWGLSAESPLASTLTEDDFLEMSYEEYLAVHSRSIKELCHPVNTVQNLSCSTFLTGGWTILDSAGVVK, encoded by the exons ATGTCTTCTGATACTGCTAAAGAAAATGCTTCTGTGGTTGATTCATCACTGACTGAAAAGCCTGAGATTGGGAATTTGGATGATCTAG AGAGCTCAAGCTACAAGGCTAACGAGGATGGCTATCCCTCTCAGGCAGAAGATGCAGAAGCTGGGCATTCTATTGGCCGGTTGGAAAAGTCAACTGAAAACAAAAAGGGTAAATTGTATGATACAAGGTATTTTATCATTAAGAGTTTGAATCATCATAATATCCAACTATCAATCGAGAAAGGGATATGGGCTACTCAGGTCATGAATGAACCAATATTGGAAGAAGCCTTTCAT AATTCTGTTAAAGTCATTCTAATATTTAGTGTCAACATGAGTGGTTTCTTCCAAGGGTATGCGCAAATGATGTCTTCAGTTGGGTGGAGGCGAGATAGTGTCTGGAGTCGAGGAAGTGGTAAAAATAATCCTTGGGGGCACAGTTTTAAGGTCAAGTGGCTGCAATTAAATGACTTGCCTTTCCAAAAGACTCTTCATCTCAAGAATCCATTGAATGATTACAAACCTGTAAAAATTAGCAGAGACTGCCAG GAGTTACCCCAAGATATTGGAGAAGCTCTTTGTGACCTTATTGATGAAAAGGGTGATCTGGATGGAATGCTGACAAG TTTTCCAAGGGATGATCTTCCTGCTAAGAGGCCTTGTGCTGAGCCTCCATGTTCTTTTGGAGATGAAGTGTATCACATGCCACCACTGCAAATGTCATTGACCAGGAAACCAATGCCTTATCCATCCTTCCTCTACCAACATCAAGCTGGATCAAACAAATTTCATTTAGATCACAGACATGCTGAGGATGCTGATAATTTACCTTTCCATTCAccatcaacaaaattttcaagaataaaacATCCTTGCCTTAAGGGGAATCTTTCTAGTTTGCAAGTGGACCATGATTTGTCTTCTCGATATGATTTATGGGGTCTATCTGCAGAGAGCCCTCTTGCCAGTACCTTAACTGAGGATGATTTTCTTGAAATG TCATATGAGGAATACCTGGCAGTCCATAGCAGAAGCATCAAGGAGTTATGCCATCCT GTTAATACAGTTCAAAATCTGAGCTGCTCAACATTTTTGACAGGTGGGTGGACCATCTTGGACAGTGCCGGAGTTGTCAAATAA
- the LOC123211997 gene encoding YTH domain-containing protein 1 isoform X1, which produces MSSDTAKENASVVDSSLTEKPEIGNLDDLESSSYKANEDGYPSQAEDAEAGHSIGRLEKSTENKKGKLYDTRYFIIKSLNHHNIQLSIEKGIWATQVMNEPILEEAFHNSVKVILIFSVNMSGFFQGYAQMMSSVGWRRDSVWSRGSGKNNPWGHSFKVKWLQLNDLPFQKTLHLKNPLNDYKPVKISRDCQELPQDIGEALCDLIDEKGDLDGMLTSFPRDDLPAKRPCAEPPCSFGDEVYHMPPLQMSLTRKPMPYPSFLYQHQAGSNKFHLDHRHAEDADNLPFHSPSTKFSRIKHPCLKGNLSSLQVDHDLSSRYDLWGLSAESPLASTLTEDDFLEMSYEEYLAVHSRSIKELCHPVSIFVGGPSWTVPELSNKKQDDDSNSSFVTDKPYSRKRTHHSLQK; this is translated from the exons ATGTCTTCTGATACTGCTAAAGAAAATGCTTCTGTGGTTGATTCATCACTGACTGAAAAGCCTGAGATTGGGAATTTGGATGATCTAG AGAGCTCAAGCTACAAGGCTAACGAGGATGGCTATCCCTCTCAGGCAGAAGATGCAGAAGCTGGGCATTCTATTGGCCGGTTGGAAAAGTCAACTGAAAACAAAAAGGGTAAATTGTATGATACAAGGTATTTTATCATTAAGAGTTTGAATCATCATAATATCCAACTATCAATCGAGAAAGGGATATGGGCTACTCAGGTCATGAATGAACCAATATTGGAAGAAGCCTTTCAT AATTCTGTTAAAGTCATTCTAATATTTAGTGTCAACATGAGTGGTTTCTTCCAAGGGTATGCGCAAATGATGTCTTCAGTTGGGTGGAGGCGAGATAGTGTCTGGAGTCGAGGAAGTGGTAAAAATAATCCTTGGGGGCACAGTTTTAAGGTCAAGTGGCTGCAATTAAATGACTTGCCTTTCCAAAAGACTCTTCATCTCAAGAATCCATTGAATGATTACAAACCTGTAAAAATTAGCAGAGACTGCCAG GAGTTACCCCAAGATATTGGAGAAGCTCTTTGTGACCTTATTGATGAAAAGGGTGATCTGGATGGAATGCTGACAAG TTTTCCAAGGGATGATCTTCCTGCTAAGAGGCCTTGTGCTGAGCCTCCATGTTCTTTTGGAGATGAAGTGTATCACATGCCACCACTGCAAATGTCATTGACCAGGAAACCAATGCCTTATCCATCCTTCCTCTACCAACATCAAGCTGGATCAAACAAATTTCATTTAGATCACAGACATGCTGAGGATGCTGATAATTTACCTTTCCATTCAccatcaacaaaattttcaagaataaaacATCCTTGCCTTAAGGGGAATCTTTCTAGTTTGCAAGTGGACCATGATTTGTCTTCTCGATATGATTTATGGGGTCTATCTGCAGAGAGCCCTCTTGCCAGTACCTTAACTGAGGATGATTTTCTTGAAATG TCATATGAGGAATACCTGGCAGTCCATAGCAGAAGCATCAAGGAGTTATGCCATCCTGTCAGTATATTT GTGGGTGGACCATCTTGGACAGTGCCGGAGTTGTCAAATAAAAAGCAAGATGATGATTC AAACTCAAGTTTCGTAACAGATAAGCCTTACTCGCGGAAGAGAACACATCATTCATTACAGAAATGA
- the LOC123211090 gene encoding subtilisin-like protease 4: MAQGTERNTLQTYMVHVKQPEGRLLTHSEDLENWHKSFLPLSTPRANSDLSQGMFYSYKNVINGFAARLTEEELQILKKKNGFVSARPERKLRLHTTHTPTFLGLNPKMGVWKESNFGKGVIIGVLDGGILPSHPSFSDEGMPPPPAKWKGRCEFNMSVCNNKLIGARSFNIEGAGMKGNGVEPPIDVDGHGTHVAGTAAGGFVKNANGLGNANGTAAGMSPYAHLAIYKVCFGGLTDCTESDILAGIDAAIEDGVDVLSLSIGGESVPFFNDSIAVGSFAAIQKGIFVSCAVGNFGPFNSTLSNEAPWILSVGASTMDRRIVATAKLGNGEELDGESLFQPKGFSTTLLPLVYAGSNGKLESALCANRSLNAVDVKGKVVLCERGGGIARAAKGEEVKNAGGAAMILMNDEPSAFSTVADAHVLPATHVSHAAGLKIKSYINSTATPMATIFFKGTVIGDSQAPAVASFSSRGPSLASPGILKPDIVGPGVSVLAAWPFPLDDNKNSKLTFNMDSGTSMACPHLSGIAALLKSSHPDWSPAAIKSAIMTTADILNIEGKPIADETLEPADIFAIGAGHVNPSRANNPGLVYDIKPDAYIPYLCGLGYNDEEVSYIVHRTVKCSQISSITEGQLNYPSFSVTLGSAQTFTRMVTNVGCANSWYFATVVTPKGVDVSVKPSRLYFSTVNQKATYSVTFNLTGSSYRVGEYAHGYIKWVSSKYIVRSPISVRFE; encoded by the coding sequence ATGGCTCAAGGAACTGAAAGGAACACTTTGCAAACTTACATGGTCCATGTGAAGCAGCCGGAAGGCAGACTTCTTACACACTCAGAAGATCTAGAGAACTGGCACAAATCTTTTCTGCCACTTAGCACTCCCAGAGCAAACTCAGACTTGAGCCAAGGCATGTTTTATTCGTACAAAAATGTGATTAATGGCTTTGCAGCAAGATTGACAGAGGAGGAACTTCAGattctcaaaaagaaaaatgggtttgtgTCGGCGCGTCCTGAAAGGAAACTACGTCTGCACACAACACACACTCCCACCTTCTTGGGGCTGAACCCCAAGATGGGAGTTTGGAAAGAATCGAATTTCGGAAAGGGAGTTATTATTGGAGTATTGGATGGTGGGATTCTCCCTAGCCATCCATCTTTCAGTGATGAAGGAATGCCGCCCCCTCCAGCTAAATGGAAAGGAAGATGTGAGTTTAACATGTCTGTCTGTAACAACAAACTTATTGGTGCAAGATCATTCAATATCGAAGGTGCGGGCATGAAGGGCAACGGAGTTGAACCACCTATTGATGTAGATGGGCATGGAACTCACGTAGCAGGCACTGCTGCTGGAGGATTTGTGAAGAATGCTAATGGGCTAGGAAATGCCAATGGCACAGCCGCAGGGATGTCACCTTATGCTCACCTAGCAATTTACAAAGTATGCTTTGGAGGTTTAACAGACTGCACTGAAAGCGATATTCTTGCAGGAATTGATGCAGCGATTGAAGACGGCGTTGATGTGCTCTCACTCTCTATTGGTGGAGAATCAGTACCATTTTTTAATGATTCCATTGCAGTTGGCTCATTTGCAGCAATTCAAAAGGGAATATTTGTAAGCTGTGCAGTCGGAAATTTTGGCCCTTTCAACAGCACGCTTTCTAATGAAGCTCCATGGATTCTTTCAGTCGGAGCAAGCACCATGGATAGGAGAATCGTAGCCACAGCAAAACTTGGGAATGGAGAAGAACTTGATGGTGAATCCCTTTTCCAGCCCAAGGGGTTCTCCACTACGCTATTGCCTCTAGTATACGCTGGTTCAAATGGCAAACTAGAGTCTGCACTATGTGCAAACAGATCTCTGAATGCTGTCGATGTCAAAGGTAAGGTAGTCTTGTGTGAAAGGGGTGGGGGTATTGCAAGAGCTGCCAAAGGGGAAGAAGTGAAAAATGCTGGTGGTGCTGCTATGATTCTCATGAATGATGAACCAAGTGCCTTCAGTACAGTAGCTGATGCCCATGTTCTGCCTGCAACACACGTTAGCCATGCTGCTGGGCTTAAGATCAAATCCTACATAAATTCAACAGCAACACCCATGGCAACAATCTTCTTTAAAGGAACAGTCATAGGAGATTCCCAAGCTCCTGCTGTTGCTTCCTTCTCCTCAAGAGGTCCCAGCTTGGCTAGCCCTGGTATTCTGAAACCAGATATTGTTGGTCCTGGCGTGAGCGTTCTAGCTGCATGGCCCTTCCCTCTGGACGacaataaaaattcaaaattgactTTCAACATGGATTCAGGCACATCAATGGCATGTCCTCACCTTAGTGGTATTGCTGCCTTGCTCAAGAGCTCTCATCCTGACTGGTCGCCAGCGGCCATTAAATCTGCCATAATGACTACTGCTGATATCCTAAACATTGAAGGTAAGCCCATTGCTGATGAAACACTTGAGCCTGCGGATATCTTTGCAATCGGCGCCGGACATGTTAATCCTTCAAGGGCAAATAACCCAGGATTAGTCTATGATATTAAACCAGATGCTTATATTCCTTACTTGTGCGGTCTAGGCTACAACGACGAGGAAGTGAGCTATATTGTGCACAGAACAGTGAAATGTTCACAAATATCAAGCATTACTGAGGGACAGCTAAACTACCCTTCATTTTCTGTTACACTAGGATCGGCTCAGACATTCACAAGGATGGTGACAAATGTTGGTTGTGCAAATTCATGGTATTTTGCCACGGTTGTTACACCCAAAGGTGTTGATGTGAGTGTCAAACCCAGTAGACTTTACTTCTCAACTGTAAACCAAAAGGCAACATACTCAGTGACATTCAATCTTACGGGATCAAGTTACAGAGTTGGTGAATATGCTCATGGATATATAAAATGGGTTTCTTCTAAGTACATAGTAAGAAGCCCAATCTCGGTGAGATTTGAGTAA